The genomic region AAGCTTTTGCACAAGGATATATCGCTTGTATTATGGAATCTACCGGATCTATGGGCGGAATTTTAAGAAATGCGAAAAACACAGGCGTTGATGTCGGGATCGCCTTTCTTCCTACATGGGATAAACCGTCCGCACCTGTAGGAGGCGGAAACATTGCCATTATCGGACGTAACACGACACCGCAAGAACAAGCCGCCGCATGGGAATTTATTAAGTTTTTGATGACGGATAAACAAGTTGCTGAAAACAGCGTTAATACAGGTTATTTACCTGCAAGTAAAACGTCTGTCAATCAAAAAATTGTTCAGGATTTATGGAAAGAACATCCCCAATACAAAACGGCGTTTGAACAATTGGCTATAGCACAAGAAATTCCATGGTCGCCTTATAAGAGCCAGTATGAAGAACAGATGAATCGCATTTGCGGAAAATTAATCCAAGATCGAAATATATCTGCTGAAGAGGCGATTAAAGAATTACAGGCGGAAGCGGAACAGATTCTACCTAAAAAACCTAAAGTGAAATAATCTATATTTTATCTACAAGAGGCTGTCAAAAAAGTTTGTTACTTTGTTTGACAGCCCTCAAGTTTAAAATAAGCACTTGCATTGCAATGGCTTATTTTTAACGTCGCATATAAATCAAGGAGACTGTCCAAAAGCCGAAATTTTCGGACAGCCTTTGTTATTATGAGGTCTATAACGACTGTCCGAGGTATTTTAATGAAAAAAAAACTAGTTGTTTTCTCTCTGGATGCAATGGTTAGAGAAGACGTTGAGTATTTAAAAACTCTTCCGCGATTTAAATTTTATTTTCAAAATAAATATAGTGAAGTAAAAACCATAAGATCAATTTATCCAACGATAACCTATCCTGTGCATACATCAATTGCTACAGGATGTTATCCGGATAAAACCGGCGTAACAAATAATTATCCGTTTAGCACGGAAACAGGAGAACTTCCTTGGTGTTGGTTTCATGATGTTGTAAAATGTCCAGATATATTTGATATAGCACATGATGCAGGTTTAAAAACGGCCGCGTGTTTTTGGCCTGTAACAGGGAACCATCCATCTATTGATTACTTGATCAATGAATATTGGATACAGCCCGGTGAAACACTCTCGGAAGGATTTAAAAGAAACGGCAGTAACAAAGAAATGCTGGCGATAATTGATAAAAATAAAGGTCTTTTACCTGCCTCTTTTGTGCATGGAGGAAGAAAAAAGTTTGTACAGCAGCCGTACCTGGATAATTTTATTGTTGAATGCACATGCGATATAATTGAACAATACAAACCCGATGTTTTATTTTTACATGGCGGCTATATGGATCACGTACGACATCAAACAGGTCTTTTCAATTCTACCGTTACGGAAGGAATAAAGCTTTGTGACGATTGGATCGGACAAATAATGAATTCTTTGAATAAGGCAGGCATATTGGATGAAACAAACATAGTCCTGTTGAGCGACCATGGACAACTCGGTATTGTCCGTACAGTAAACATCAACATGTTCTTTTTGAATCGCGGTTGGATTACTGTGGATGCTGAAGGTAAAATACAAGACTGGAAAGTATTCAGTTTTTCAAACGCAATGAGTACTCTGATATATGTTAAAGACAAAAAAGATGAACCTGAAGTAGAAAAAACACTTTGTGAAATGGCGAGAGAAGGAATTTACGGTTTTACGGAAGTCTTTAATCGCAAAGAAGCGAAAGATAAATATCATCTTGCCGGA from Treponema parvum harbors:
- a CDS encoding alkaline phosphatase family protein — encoded protein: MKKKLVVFSLDAMVREDVEYLKTLPRFKFYFQNKYSEVKTIRSIYPTITYPVHTSIATGCYPDKTGVTNNYPFSTETGELPWCWFHDVVKCPDIFDIAHDAGLKTAACFWPVTGNHPSIDYLINEYWIQPGETLSEGFKRNGSNKEMLAIIDKNKGLLPASFVHGGRKKFVQQPYLDNFIVECTCDIIEQYKPDVLFLHGGYMDHVRHQTGLFNSTVTEGIKLCDDWIGQIMNSLNKAGILDETNIVLLSDHGQLGIVRTVNINMFFLNRGWITVDAEGKIQDWKVFSFSNAMSTLIYVKDKKDEPEVEKTLCEMAREGIYGFTEVFNRKEAKDKYHLAGDFSFVLESDGYSSFGNKTQYPIIQKLNNEDFIHGKATHGYLPEKGPQPFFLCMGPDFKQGVVLERRDIVDEAPTFAKILDCKFPYTDGVCMDEILNI